The genome window AGCTCCAAATactggccaatcaacctcaacaccagtggctcgaaaagcactcccaagagcTTGAGTCAAATCCTCTGTAAAAAGGCGATGAATGTCATGCATGGAATCCATATGCAGACTCAACCTCCCAAAATGTAAATCATTGAAGTAATCCGGTGGTAGTATGAGTTCGATTTTTAGGAGCTTCTTTaatagatggtttaagatgctcctgaaaattTTTAAGCTCTACTAATCCACTAGACTCAAATGGCTGATCAAACCTCCTTTTCCATGGAGATGCATTTAAGAATTGATTTGCTCTTCTTCCTCCTTATCTTCTAAATCAGAGTCACCTGTTAACGCCCTTTCTAAGACATCGTTTTTCAGACTTTGTTCAATTTCTGAATGAGCTGCACCTTCGAGTATATCCACTTTAAAGCATTCCTCCTCGGCTAATAGGAGTTTCATTGCATTGAACACATTGAACATGACCATTTAGCCCTGAACCCTCATTGTGATTCACCCTTTAATACATCGATCAATGTCCACCCTGTAGCTAGAAATGGTCTTTTCAAGATGATGGGTATTTTTTTATCTTCCTCAAAGtcgagaatgacaaaatcagcagggaagatgagcttatccaccttTACTAACACATCTTCGactatacccctcggatatgtaACGGATCGATCAGCTAGTTGCAAAGACATATTAGTAGGTTTCAGCTCTGGAAGACCAAGttgcatgaaaatagacaaagGCATCAGATtaatgctagctcccaaatcacaTAGACACTTGTCAAAAGATAGTTGCCCAATAGTGCACGGTATTGTGAAACTTTCTGGATCTTTGACTTTCGGCGGTAATTTCTGTTGCAACACCGCACTGCACTCCTCCGTCAAAGCTACAGTCTCCAACTCCTCAAGCTTGAGTTTCCTAGaaagaatacctttcatgactTTAGCATAGCTCAGAATATGTTCTAGATCTTCCGCAAAAGGTATATTGATCtccaatttcttgaaaattaccTCCAGAAATTTGGCGAATTGCTTGTCGAGCTTCTGCTTCTGAAGTCTTTTGGGATATGGAcatacttgcttgaccccatcATCATGTTTAGGAGTAGATTTTTCAGCGGAATCCTTGCTTGCATCCTCGttgctttcattcaaatcagccccaacaacagtttttccactatctgactcagatgagagcacgggtgtttcaacctgcTGATTGCTCTCTTCTTTGTTATGCTCTGCTGCtgattctttttccttcgtaacctttccgtACCTCAAGTGACTGCTTGAACTTGTTCTTTCACTTCCTTCTTGCCTGgattggcctcggtatcactCAGAAGAGTTCCTTGTGGCCTGTTAAGCAATGCATTAGCAATCTGCCCAATTTGCTTCTCCAAAGTTTTGATTGACACCGCTTGGCTTTTACACATTAGTCTCAATTCTTCCAATTCCGATCTTTCGTTGGTAGACTGTCCAACCACTCcgtgattttgttgctggaatcccgatggatggaattgctgcttcAGTGCAAACTTCTATTGAAAACTAGAAGAGTTGAATGGTCTAGCTCCATGCTTCAAACTGTTGCTGTGGTTGTTGCATGAAATTCTGATTGTTGCTctagctgaaattcggatgattccgattattgggGTGATAAGTGGCATGGGCTGGGTACTGAGAACTCTgaaaattgctcacaaactgagctgaTTCACTAGATATGGCCCACTGATCAGTAGAATGTGTACCCGCACAAAGCTCGCAAACAATAGGTGGCTGATGCACTCCCAAGTTTGCTAAAGAATTCACCTTCATAataagagccttaagctgagcagctatggTTGTAGTAGCATCAATATCCAGAATTCCTGCTgctttgccctgatgaagacgttgagtaggattctgatattcattcgcagccatcatctcgatcaactcgtAAGCTTCATCATAGCTCTTAGTCCATAGAACTCCACCTGATGCTGCGtcgagcattggcctcgattgaggtCCCAAGCCATAATGGATGCAATCTATCACCATCCAATTCGGCATCCCATGATGAGGacactttcgaagcatctccttgtagcatTCCAAAGCTTCACATAGAGTTTCACCAGACTGTTGAGaaaattgagtgatagcattcctgattgcagctaTTTTGGCCATATAGTAAGAAATTTTTGacccagatcctcccatgtcgtaatagatcctgcaggtagagaatgcaaccatcccttagctttatccctcagagaaaatgaGAATAGCCTCAATTTGATGGCATCTTCAGTAactccattgaacttgaaagtgtcgcagatctcgatgaaatcccgaatatgcatattaggatcttctgtcggagaacccccaaactgaacTGAGTTCTgaaccatctgaatagtgcccGACTTGATTTCAAAAGTGTTGGCCGAGATGGCTAGCCTGATATTAATGCTAGATTGATTGTCATTGATTTTCGGATCAGAGAAAGCCTTCAGTGGCTTAGTATCATTTGCTACTGGTGGATGACACCAATTGTAATACTCCAATGCTTCCTTATGAGCCCGATAACGTGTTCGCATAtacgtcactcaagtacctgaaacacacacaaacaaaataaaagtgacaaaagaatccaagtcagtaAACTTTAGcgaccactgatgacaagcacataaactaaatatttaacaccgagtccccggcagtggcgccaaaaacttgttcacacaaaatcacgcaagcgtacgtggtcacaagtaatatagaatttaaattcagttcgttccgacagagactggtgtattcagaatatGCACTTATGAAACAATTTATGGCTATTATTCATTGCTAAGACAAGTATCAATTTTATGGTTTTATCCAACTTAACTAATTTAAACCAAATTACTAGACTAAGAATTATaaactaagtgattaaactagatttatttttgtgaattaaaacatgggattctaacttcattaacTACTTCATCCAGAGTTATGCCTTTTTTCGCTATGTGATGGTTGacaactaatcagataacacgaaactagTACACGCTCTCTTTTGATAAACGTATACCATACTATTCCACATCCACAATTCAGATAGAAGTCGAACAGAGACCacttatgcttagaccctatatgtctataagatttgaaaacataatggtttacaaacaagttatctatcaagattataTAGGGccatgcaagatggttaaaatcacaccacaaaTCATGTATATTGAATAcataaacctatgctcgcatggcaagttctgaATCTATATATCCACtttcgcttcaataaagattaacaaacttagatgttagctacgcttccaagaagaataagcacaaccaatactaGGGAATCAAGCATTCATCACATAAATATTcaaggcaaattaactactaAAATCCATAGATATATCCGCTACAATCCCATGACaacgattagttcataatcgaacttctcatcatcatgggttcgaatgtaaacattatACTAATAtgtctaaacaatatcaaagtACGAGAATAAAAGTTTTGAAACAAATCcgaacgagcatccaaagttacgcctacttcgaagaattacaagagtgaaaatatgaaaaccagatcttctccgtagccgtcacgtgctctctCCACTGACTCTCGATGTCCTTACTCctcccttcttcttttctttatgtGCCCTAGCAACCGAGCCATCAAAACACTCTAAAACAGGCCAAACGGGCTTTTTCTCCCGTCAGAGTGGGGTGGGCGCACCACCCTGCTGTTGGTATGGCACGGGCGCCCCATATAGTGGCGCGGGCGGACCAATTTGGCAGCCTCGAGCCATTCTGGTGCGTCCGTGCCCTTACTTCATCGACTTTTGCTCGATTCCTTCGCcttttttttacctttttgcACTCGAAACCACCCTTCATTCTCCATCTAGGAAACCTACACAAACcaacacaaaaacacatcaaaaacaccacACGCTTGAGGTCAAATCAAGTCCAAAcaaaggcttccaagtggatataaaatccacttattaATAAGCTGAAATGCAGAGATGACACGAGAAGAAAAACTTGAAGTCCTTAAAGATGCAAAagaaaatttcattcttcacaACAGTTTGGATGCTATCATGTCTAGTCGAGTAATCGCATGCAAAAACCTTAAAAGAAATTTGGAATATGTTAGAGGTTCAATGTCAAGGGACTAAAGCAATGAAAAAGAATCGAAGAGCACTTTTGGATTTTCTCGTTTGACATTCATTGTTCTACCAGCTACATCAGATTTATGTATAACTTTtggattctttttgtttttcctACTAtcattagcaagatgattacaATTACCACAATTATAATATTGCTTCTTTGGTGCAAAAGGAATATACTCATAATTATTTGCTCAATTTTTCCTTGCTTGTCATTCCTGTTTCTTTTAGGAATTGCTCTAGGTTGAGATATTTCAGTTACCACTTGTTACCCAAGATTTAAGCGATAGACTAGGTGTGAAATAACTCTTTTGTTAAGTATTAATGTCAAACTCATATTACCATATCAACCATTAATCAAATCAACTCGGCTCTTATTGATTAATAAGAATTGTTACCAAACTCTCTCAAGAAACTAATCGTTCTTAAGAGATTCTTGGTTACAACAATTTCTCTCGTGTTGTATATACATTCGTATAACCtaatatatgtgtttatatactACACAACTACATCCATCAATCACAATATATTCTCTatcaatatttatcaatttctaTGTATATCATGTATGATAGAGTAATTCCCTATAAATAAGCTGTCTAGTATCAATCTTCTTCTATTGTCTTTCAAACTCAATCTCCAGCTAGTGATAATacttgatgatgatgatcaagtATCTGCATATTGATGCTCTTGTATCCGTCACTGATGTGCTTATCAGGAACTGTCGACTTTATTGTTCCTTGTCGCTTCATAGTGATGATCTCCTGATGCATTAATGATTCTTCCTACGTAACACATGCCATGGTTTCACATCCCTGCCAATACTTGGTTGGACTTCTattttttcccttcttgcacaCATTTTCTATTAAGTTACACAGATAAACATATATGATCATGATTTAAGTTTTATGATTATATACGGAAACATTCTACTACACATGCATATCAGTAATTGTAtctaaaagaaaaggaaaggtCATGTCTACTCAGATTAATCAGCCACACATATATTTTTGTGTCGGGCAACTTGGAAAATGGCTAT of Daucus carota subsp. sativus chromosome 3, DH1 v3.0, whole genome shotgun sequence contains these proteins:
- the LOC135151530 gene encoding uncharacterized protein LOC135151530 gives rise to the protein MRTRYRAHKEALEYYNWCHPPVANDTKPLKAFSDPKINDNQSSINIRLAISANTFEIKSGTIQMVQNSVQFGGSPTEDPNMHIRDFIEICDTFKFNGVTEDAIKLRLFSFSLRDKAKGWLHSLPAGSITTWEDLALECYKEMLRKCPHHGMPNWMVIDCIHYGLGPQSRPMLDAASGGVLWTKSYDEAYELIEMMAANEYQNPTQRLHQGKAAGILDIDATTTIAAQLKALIMKVNSLANLGVHQPPIVCELCAGTHSTDQWAISSESAQFVSNFQSSQQEGSERTSSSSHLRYGKVTKEKESAAEHNKEESNQQVETPVLSSESDSGKTVVGADLNESNEDASKDSAEKSTPKHDDGVKQVCPYPKRLQKQKLDKQFAKFLEVIFKKLEINIPFAEDLEHILSYAKVMKGILSRKLKLEELETVALTEECSAVLQQKLPPKVKDPESFTIPCTIGQLSFDKCLCDLGASINLMPLSIFMQLGLPELKPTNMSLQLADRSVTYPRGIVEDVLVKVDKLIFPADFVILDFEEDKKIPIILKRPFLATGWTLIDVLKGESQ